In Triticum aestivum cultivar Chinese Spring chromosome 5B, IWGSC CS RefSeq v2.1, whole genome shotgun sequence, the following proteins share a genomic window:
- the LOC123116607 gene encoding dehydration-responsive element-binding protein 1B-like produces the protein MDTVGAWPHFEGQEYMTVWPEEEYRTVWSEPPKRRAGRNKLQETRHPVYRGVRRRGREGQWVWVCELRVPAAGSRVYSRIWLGTFADPEMAARAHDSAALALSGRDACLNFADSAWRMMPVHAAGSFKMAAAQEIKDAVAVALKAFQELQCPADVSKAPSSTSEESAPSITSSDLSGLDDEHWIGGMDAGSYYANLAQGMLMEPPAAGGWREDREQDDGVGTSLWTY, from the coding sequence ATGGACACCGTCGGCGCCTGGCCGCATTTTGAGGGGCAAGAGTACATGACGGTGTGGCCGGAGGAGGAGTACCGGACGGTGTGGTCCGAGCCGCCGAAGCGGCGGGCGGGCCGGAACAAGCTGCAGGAGACGCGCCACCCGGTGTACCGCGGCGTGCGCCGCCGTGGCCGGGAAGGGCAGTGGGTGTGGGTGTGCGAGCTACGCGTGCCGGCCGCCGGAAGCCGGGTTTACTCCAGGATCTGGCTCGGCACCTTCGCCGACCCCGAGATGGCGGCGCGCGCGCACGACTCGGCCGCGCTGGCGCTGTCCGGCCGCGATGCGTGCCTCAACTTCGCCGACTCCGCCTGGCGGATGATGCCCGTCCACGCGGCCGGGTCGTTCAAGATGGCCGCCGCGCAGGAGATCAAGGACGCCGTGGCCGTCGCCCTCAAGGCGTTCCAGGAGCTGCAGTGCCCTGCCGATGTGTCAAAGGCGCCATCCTCCACGTCCGAGGAGAGCGCGCCGTCCATTACCTCCAGCGACTTGTCTGGGCTGGACGACGAGCACTGGATCGGCGGCATGGACGCCGGGTCGTACTACGCAAACTTGGCGCAGGGCATGCTCATGGAGCCGCCGGCCGCCGGAGGGTGGCGGGAGGACCGCGAACAGGACGACGGCGTCGGCACGTCGCTGTGGACCTACTAG